A genomic stretch from Streptomyces venezuelae ATCC 10712 includes:
- a CDS encoding ARPP-2 domain-containing protein: protein MSRIDLSGLDVRPAQVWGGVRLVPLVRAEPVPGLRLHREVYGGFGAVDLPDRTTYLSYVPHGFVADWTGTGSGAESAAYGTRLGGEVTAADSMPVRRLHRMAKRRRDKDGRAERRLRFLPLHLALEGYLALHFGGPSVVWDEWSREAVRHGLSPRSEAAYAGWSVPGLAEALRIFELHPGQCGMLLYVADALAAAFVVPHPEDYRLLHPTLVEDLYGELVHQYAYYGAPVPEFTARIRDGAGGVRSLADLRAAAREQERAWAAAHDGLMARDLLETSYAFERVQRMGPFDLYRFLPPFLRGGAEQHIGELITDRKGRTVYLKTFRLSENQIRKGHLLRRLADCDWHLGRTAEALGTSYAEVVRRIRSAGLDPLLNAHVVTERLREDQES, encoded by the coding sequence GTGAGCCGGATCGATCTGAGCGGGCTCGACGTGCGGCCCGCGCAGGTGTGGGGCGGGGTACGGCTCGTGCCGCTCGTCCGGGCCGAGCCGGTGCCGGGCCTTCGGCTGCACCGGGAGGTCTACGGCGGCTTCGGCGCGGTCGACCTGCCCGACCGCACCACCTACCTCTCGTACGTCCCGCACGGCTTCGTCGCCGACTGGACCGGGACGGGGTCGGGCGCGGAGTCCGCCGCGTACGGGACCCGGCTCGGCGGGGAGGTGACGGCGGCGGACAGCATGCCCGTGCGCCGTCTCCACCGGATGGCCAAGCGGCGCCGCGACAAGGACGGACGCGCCGAGCGCAGGCTCCGCTTCCTGCCGCTGCACCTCGCCCTGGAGGGCTACCTCGCGCTGCACTTCGGCGGGCCGTCCGTGGTCTGGGACGAGTGGTCCCGGGAGGCGGTCCGGCACGGCCTCTCGCCACGCTCCGAGGCGGCGTACGCGGGGTGGAGCGTGCCGGGGCTCGCGGAGGCGCTGCGGATCTTCGAGCTGCACCCGGGCCAGTGCGGCATGCTCCTGTACGTCGCCGACGCGCTCGCCGCGGCCTTCGTCGTCCCGCATCCGGAGGACTACCGGCTGCTGCACCCGACGCTGGTCGAGGACCTGTACGGGGAGCTGGTCCACCAGTACGCGTACTACGGCGCCCCCGTGCCCGAGTTCACCGCGCGCATCCGGGACGGGGCCGGCGGCGTCCGGAGCCTCGCGGACCTGCGGGCGGCGGCCCGGGAGCAGGAGCGGGCCTGGGCGGCGGCGCACGACGGCCTCATGGCGCGGGACCTCCTGGAGACCTCGTACGCCTTCGAGCGGGTGCAGCGGATGGGGCCGTTCGACCTGTACCGGTTCCTGCCGCCGTTCCTGCGGGGCGGGGCGGAGCAGCACATCGGGGAGCTGATCACCGACCGCAAGGGGCGGACCGTCTATCTGAAGACGTTCCGACTCTCGGAGAACCAGATCCGAAAGGGGCACCTGCTGCGGCGGCTCGCCGACTGCGACTGGCACCTGGGGAGGACGGCGGAGGCGCTCGGCACCTCGTACGCGGAGGTCGTGCGGCGGATCCGGAGCGCCGGGCTCGACCCGCTCCTGAACGCCCATGTGGTCACGGAACGGCTCCGCGAAGATCAGGAAAGCTGA
- the glnII gene encoding glutamine synthetase: MTFKAEYIWIDGTEPTAKLRSKTKIIVGGGAALGELPIWGFDGSSTNQAKGHASDRVLKPVFVCPDPIRGGDDVLVLCEVLNTDMTPHESNTRAALAEVAAKYAAQEPIFGIEQEYTFFEGTRPLGFPVNGFPAAQGGYYCGVGADEIFGRPIVEAHLENCLKAGLGISGINAEVMPGQWEFQVGPLAPLEVSDQLWIARWLLYRTAEDFNVSATLDPKPVKGDWNGAGAHTNFSTKAMREGYDAIITAAESLGEGSKPLDHVKNYGAGIDDRLTGLHETAPWDQYSYGVSDRGASVRIPWQVEQDQKGYIEDRRPNANVDPYVVTRLLVDTCCEALAKAGQV; encoded by the coding sequence GTGACCTTCAAGGCTGAGTACATCTGGATCGACGGCACCGAGCCGACCGCGAAGCTTCGTTCGAAGACGAAGATCATCGTGGGCGGGGGCGCCGCGCTCGGCGAGCTGCCGATCTGGGGCTTCGACGGTTCCAGCACGAACCAGGCCAAGGGCCACGCCTCGGACCGTGTTCTCAAGCCGGTCTTCGTCTGCCCGGACCCGATCCGCGGCGGCGACGACGTCCTGGTGCTGTGCGAGGTCCTCAACACGGACATGACGCCGCACGAGTCCAACACGCGTGCCGCGCTGGCCGAGGTCGCCGCGAAGTACGCCGCTCAGGAGCCGATCTTCGGCATCGAGCAGGAGTACACGTTCTTCGAGGGCACCCGCCCGCTCGGCTTCCCGGTCAACGGCTTCCCGGCCGCTCAGGGCGGCTACTACTGCGGTGTCGGCGCGGACGAGATCTTCGGCCGCCCGATCGTCGAGGCGCACCTGGAGAACTGCCTCAAGGCCGGTCTCGGCATCTCCGGCATCAACGCCGAGGTCATGCCCGGGCAGTGGGAGTTCCAGGTCGGCCCGCTGGCCCCGCTGGAGGTCTCGGACCAGCTGTGGATCGCCCGCTGGCTGCTGTACCGCACGGCCGAGGACTTCAACGTCTCCGCGACGCTGGACCCGAAGCCGGTGAAGGGCGACTGGAACGGCGCGGGCGCGCACACCAACTTCTCGACGAAGGCGATGCGCGAGGGTTACGACGCGATCATCACCGCCGCCGAGTCCCTCGGCGAGGGCTCGAAGCCGCTCGACCACGTCAAGAACTACGGCGCCGGCATCGACGACCGCCTGACGGGCCTGCACGAGACCGCCCCGTGGGACCAGTACTCCTACGGCGTCTCGGACCGCGGCGCCTCGGTCCGCATCCCGTGGCAGGTCGAGCAGGACCAGAAGGGCTACATCGAGGACCGCCGCCCCAACGCCAACGTGGACCCGTACGTGGTGACCCGCCTCCTGGTGGACACCTGCTGCGAGGCCCTGGCCAAGGCCGGCCAGGTCTGA
- a CDS encoding winged helix-turn-helix domain-containing protein has translation MAQTAHSTPTAVRPGRHRLRAVDPDEIVDFAQVADFLPPGATLLPAPPHTLPTLPGRPPMVGYLVLVPADQQARLPLAAPAPVAAAVDEPGPVVIDGVRRVAVVDGVALDLTYLEFELLAHLVAHPHRVHTRDQLVTTVWGYGHVGDGRTVDVHVARLRRKLGAEHRHTIQTVRRVGYKYTP, from the coding sequence ATGGCCCAGACCGCTCACAGCACCCCCACCGCCGTCCGCCCCGGCCGTCATCGGCTGCGTGCCGTCGATCCCGACGAGATCGTCGACTTCGCCCAGGTCGCGGACTTCCTGCCGCCCGGCGCCACCCTGCTGCCCGCTCCCCCGCACACCCTGCCCACGCTGCCGGGGCGGCCGCCGATGGTCGGCTACCTCGTGCTCGTCCCCGCCGACCAGCAGGCGCGGCTGCCGCTCGCGGCTCCCGCGCCCGTGGCCGCCGCGGTCGACGAGCCCGGTCCCGTGGTCATCGACGGGGTGCGGCGGGTCGCCGTCGTGGACGGGGTGGCGCTCGACCTGACGTATCTGGAGTTCGAGCTGCTCGCCCATCTGGTGGCACACCCCCACCGGGTGCACACCCGCGACCAGTTGGTCACCACGGTGTGGGGGTACGGACACGTCGGCGACGGGCGCACGGTCGACGTGCACGTGGCCCGGCTGCGGCGCAAGCTGGGCGCCGAGCACCGCCACACGATCCAGACCGTGCGGCGGGTCGGCTACAAGTACACGCCCTGA
- a CDS encoding PepSY-associated TM helix domain-containing protein, translated as MTIDDPARPETTEAPPSHPAPASPAAPAKPTAWSALRPLVLRMHFYAGVLVAPFLLVAAASGLLYALSFQAEKVVYAHELEVPVGETTLPLSQQVNIARKVNPNGTVTAVWPGAEPGATTRVLMADPDVPEDTQLAVFVDPYTGDVRGQLPSYGSSGALPLRTWIDGLHRDLHLGETGRNYSELAASWLWVIALGGLLLWLGRRRRNRRALFVPEGGPASRRRTLSWHGSVGLWAVTGLVLLSATGLTWSRYAGENIGIVQDGLGGATPTLTATVGGVAGGSSEHEGHGGAHTGGAAAQGPDIGLDKALDAARAAGIDSPKISLVLPTGGKGYVVKETDTQFPLELDSVALDPADGTVLDRLRFADYPLLAKLTRIGIDGHTGVFLGLFNQLALAALALSLILLILWGYRMWWLRRPGRPAARGAWRRIPVTLLLPLLAVTALVAWFVPLLGISLLLFLAVDLVLGLVSRTRAKAN; from the coding sequence ATGACCATCGACGATCCCGCACGCCCGGAAACCACCGAGGCGCCACCGTCGCACCCCGCCCCCGCCTCCCCCGCCGCCCCGGCGAAGCCCACGGCCTGGAGCGCACTGCGCCCCCTCGTCCTGCGCATGCACTTCTACGCGGGCGTCCTCGTCGCCCCGTTCCTCCTCGTGGCCGCCGCCAGCGGCCTGCTCTACGCGCTCTCCTTCCAGGCCGAGAAGGTCGTGTACGCGCACGAGCTGGAGGTCCCCGTCGGCGAGACCACCCTGCCGCTCTCCCAGCAGGTGAACATCGCCCGCAAGGTCAACCCGAACGGCACCGTCACCGCCGTCTGGCCCGGCGCCGAACCCGGCGCGACCACCCGGGTCCTGATGGCCGACCCCGACGTCCCCGAGGACACCCAGCTGGCCGTCTTCGTCGACCCGTACACCGGTGACGTACGCGGACAGCTGCCCAGCTACGGCAGCTCCGGCGCCCTGCCGCTGCGCACCTGGATCGACGGCCTGCACCGCGATCTGCACCTGGGCGAGACCGGCCGCAACTACAGCGAACTCGCCGCGAGCTGGCTCTGGGTCATCGCGCTCGGCGGCCTGCTGCTCTGGCTCGGCCGGCGCCGCAGGAACCGCCGCGCCCTGTTCGTACCGGAGGGCGGTCCGGCCTCGCGCCGCCGCACCCTGTCCTGGCACGGCTCGGTCGGCCTGTGGGCCGTGACCGGTCTCGTCCTGCTCTCGGCGACGGGCCTGACCTGGTCGCGGTACGCGGGCGAGAACATCGGCATCGTCCAGGACGGCCTCGGCGGCGCGACCCCCACTCTCACCGCGACCGTCGGCGGCGTGGCCGGCGGCTCCTCGGAGCACGAGGGCCACGGCGGCGCCCACACCGGCGGCGCCGCCGCCCAGGGCCCGGACATCGGCCTCGACAAGGCACTCGACGCCGCCCGGGCGGCCGGCATCGACAGCCCGAAGATCTCCCTGGTCCTGCCGACCGGGGGCAAGGGGTACGTGGTCAAGGAGACCGACACCCAGTTCCCGCTTGAGCTCGACTCGGTGGCGCTCGACCCGGCGGACGGCACGGTCCTCGACCGGCTCCGCTTCGCCGACTACCCGCTGCTGGCCAAGCTCACCCGGATAGGCATCGACGGGCACACCGGCGTGTTCCTCGGCCTGTTCAACCAGCTGGCGCTCGCCGCCCTGGCGCTCTCCCTGATCCTTCTGATCCTGTGGGGCTACCGGATGTGGTGGCTGCGCCGCCCGGGCCGCCCGGCGGCCCGAGGGGCGTGGCGGAGGATCCCGGTCACCCTGCTGCTCCCGCTGCTCGCGGTCACGGCGCTGGTGGCCTGGTTCGTGCCGCTGCTCGGCATCAGCCTGCTGCTGTTCCTCGCCGTGGACCTCGTCCTGGGACTGGTGTCCAGGACGAGGGCGAAGGCGAACTGA
- a CDS encoding NAD-dependent epimerase/dehydratase family protein, whose product MRLLVLGGTEFVGRAVVEAALDRGWEVTVFHRGRHAPPAGVTSLIGDRTTGPDGLAALATGSWDVVVDTWSAAPSAVRDAARLLTDRAGRYAYVSSRSVYAWPAAAGLAEDGPLVEGSPDDGDVPYAEAKRGGELAATAAFGADRTLLVRAGLILGPYENVGRLPWWLGRIARGGSVIAPGPSSLPIQYVDARDLAEWTLDAVSAGLSGPYNLISPPGHTTMGELLHACVRATGAGAELRWTAPEALVAAGVAPWSELPVWLPPGETYDAIHRADVSRAVAAGLHCRPVEETVADTWAWLESIGGVAPRRPDRPEVGLSPEREAEVRAALGTE is encoded by the coding sequence ATGAGACTTCTGGTGCTCGGTGGTACGGAGTTCGTGGGCCGCGCGGTCGTCGAGGCCGCGCTCGACCGGGGATGGGAGGTGACCGTCTTCCATCGCGGCCGGCACGCGCCCCCAGCGGGCGTCACCTCGCTGATCGGCGACCGCACGACCGGTCCCGACGGGCTCGCCGCGCTCGCCACGGGGTCCTGGGACGTCGTCGTGGACACCTGGTCGGCGGCGCCTTCGGCGGTGCGGGACGCGGCGCGGCTGCTCACGGACCGGGCCGGGCGGTACGCGTACGTGTCGAGCCGTTCGGTGTACGCGTGGCCCGCGGCCGCCGGGCTCGCGGAGGACGGCCCGCTGGTCGAAGGGTCGCCGGACGACGGTGACGTGCCGTACGCCGAGGCCAAGCGGGGTGGTGAGCTCGCCGCCACGGCGGCGTTCGGGGCGGACCGGACGCTGCTCGTCCGCGCGGGTCTGATCCTCGGCCCGTACGAGAACGTGGGCCGGCTCCCCTGGTGGCTCGGCCGGATCGCGCGCGGCGGCTCCGTGATCGCCCCCGGGCCCTCCTCGCTGCCGATCCAGTACGTCGACGCCCGCGACCTGGCCGAGTGGACGCTCGACGCGGTGTCCGCCGGGCTCTCGGGGCCGTACAACCTGATCTCGCCGCCCGGGCACACCACCATGGGCGAGCTGCTCCACGCCTGCGTACGGGCCACCGGCGCCGGCGCCGAACTGCGCTGGACCGCGCCCGAGGCGCTCGTCGCGGCCGGGGTGGCGCCCTGGTCGGAACTGCCGGTGTGGCTGCCGCCGGGCGAGACGTACGACGCGATCCACCGGGCCGACGTCTCCCGGGCCGTGGCGGCCGGGCTGCACTGCCGCCCCGTCGAGGAGACGGTCGCGGACACCTGGGCCTGGCTGGAATCGATCGGCGGGGTGGCGCCCCGGCGCCCCGACCGGCCGGAGGTCGGGCTCTCCCCCGAGCGGGAGGCGGAGGTGCGGGCGGCGCTGGGGACGGAGTGA